A genomic stretch from Planctomycetaceae bacterium includes:
- the scpB gene encoding SMC-Scp complex subunit ScpB, with the protein MWPQVQTWSTKNGYPAATINNQSGLLLARTESQRMRLLRGPLRVRQSLLDRLQFLPDGGLVRSTRIARLEAALLISGGPQSARKLAQLARLIDWKEAVQLIQVLNDSYERDRSAFRIENTAGGYQMMTRSQLAPWLERIHQRQDQMKLTPPAMETLTIIAYQQPVTRADVEAIRGVQSTDMIKQLIDRGLVRIGGEDDSLGRPFLYITTRQFLNMFGLQRLEDLPNFQTLRRQTAVPSASELDTDDEEDGEGHSDVSSAGSAA; encoded by the coding sequence ATGTGGCCGCAGGTTCAAACATGGTCAACGAAGAACGGCTATCCGGCAGCCACGATTAACAATCAGAGTGGCCTGCTTCTGGCGCGGACAGAATCGCAGCGAATGCGGTTGCTGCGCGGACCTTTGCGTGTCAGGCAGTCGCTGCTGGATCGACTTCAGTTCCTGCCGGATGGCGGTCTTGTACGATCGACTCGGATTGCTCGACTGGAAGCTGCCCTGTTGATTTCCGGAGGGCCGCAGTCCGCCCGAAAGCTTGCGCAGCTGGCGCGGCTCATTGACTGGAAGGAGGCGGTTCAGCTCATCCAGGTGCTGAATGACAGTTACGAACGTGATCGCTCCGCTTTCCGAATTGAGAATACGGCTGGCGGATATCAGATGATGACGCGATCGCAACTGGCTCCGTGGCTTGAGCGAATCCATCAGCGCCAGGATCAAATGAAACTGACCCCGCCCGCGATGGAAACACTCACGATTATCGCCTACCAGCAACCCGTTACGCGTGCCGATGTGGAAGCCATCCGCGGAGTTCAGTCGACCGATATGATCAAGCAGTTGATCGATCGCGGACTGGTTCGCATTGGCGGTGAAGACGATTCACTTGGGCGTCCGTTTCTGTACATCACGACGCGACAATTTCTCAACATGTTTGGTCTTCAGCGGCTGGAAGATCTTCCCAACTTTCAGACGCTCCGCCGCCAAACGGCGGTACCGTCCGCATCGGAGCTGGATACCGATGACGAAGAAGACGGTGAAGGGCATTCCGACGTCAGTTCGGCTGGTTCAGCTGCATAA
- the mtaB gene encoding tRNA (N(6)-L-threonylcarbamoyladenosine(37)-C(2))-methylthiotransferase MtaB, producing MPRSVSRLFLSNIVHVSMVEFRTCRLVTLGCKVNQYETQLVREALAQSGYREATDDERADLCLVNTCTVTNTGDSKSRQVIRQLARQNPGTKIIVTGCYATRDPQAVSELPNVIDVVTDKRELPDVLSRFGIVDMPKGISDFEGRHRAFVKIQDGCILKCSYCIIPTVRPGLRSRRPVDIEEEFRRLIDNGFREIVVSGVHVGHFGIDTNHLKPGDQPERLWHLLRRLDKIPGDWRMRLSSIETVEVNDDFIKAAGDCEHLCPQFHPALQSGSNSVLTRMRRRYRVERFLDRLNQIRDILGNDPAFSTDVIVGFPGETEDEFQETMNTCRRARFMKVHVFPFSRRDGTPAATMPDQVPPPVIKSRVHQLGELERDLAMEFYSRRLSTAADSEVAGARLEVLAERFSEDRPGFVKGTDRWYMPVELPGTEQDLGQLIHGIAASATREGVVADRIKALVK from the coding sequence ATGCCACGATCCGTCTCACGTCTGTTTCTGTCCAATATCGTGCACGTTTCAATGGTGGAATTTCGAACCTGTCGGCTGGTGACCCTTGGTTGCAAGGTCAACCAATACGAAACACAGCTTGTGCGAGAAGCGCTGGCACAAAGCGGCTACCGTGAAGCCACCGATGATGAACGCGCAGACCTTTGTCTGGTGAACACATGCACGGTCACAAATACCGGCGATTCCAAATCGCGGCAGGTGATTCGCCAGCTCGCACGTCAAAACCCAGGCACAAAGATCATCGTCACCGGGTGCTACGCAACACGGGACCCTCAAGCCGTCAGCGAACTGCCGAATGTCATTGATGTCGTCACGGACAAACGTGAACTTCCGGATGTCCTGAGCCGTTTTGGCATTGTCGATATGCCTAAGGGCATTAGTGACTTTGAAGGACGCCATCGCGCGTTCGTCAAGATTCAGGATGGATGTATCCTCAAATGTTCCTACTGCATTATCCCGACAGTCCGGCCAGGATTACGAAGTCGTCGCCCTGTCGATATTGAGGAAGAGTTTCGACGATTGATCGATAATGGATTTCGTGAAATCGTTGTAAGCGGCGTCCATGTCGGTCATTTCGGAATCGATACGAATCATCTGAAACCCGGGGATCAACCGGAGAGACTTTGGCATCTTCTGCGGCGACTGGACAAAATTCCCGGCGATTGGCGCATGCGTCTTTCCAGCATCGAAACCGTCGAAGTGAATGACGACTTTATCAAAGCCGCCGGAGACTGTGAACATCTGTGTCCGCAATTCCATCCTGCATTACAAAGTGGAAGCAACTCTGTTCTGACCCGTATGCGTCGCCGTTACCGTGTCGAACGGTTTCTCGATCGTCTGAATCAGATTCGCGACATTCTGGGCAACGACCCAGCATTTTCGACGGATGTGATTGTGGGCTTCCCCGGCGAAACTGAAGACGAGTTCCAGGAGACAATGAACACCTGCCGCAGGGCGCGATTCATGAAAGTGCATGTGTTTCCATTCAGCCGTCGTGACGGAACACCTGCGGCAACAATGCCCGATCAGGTTCCGCCGCCTGTCATCAAAAGCCGCGTCCATCAGCTTGGCGAACTGGAACGAGATCTGGCGATGGAGTTTTACAGCCGTCGTCTCTCGACAGCGGCAGACAGCGAAGTGGCAGGGGCCAGGCTCGAAGTACTCGCGGAACGATTCAGCGAAGACAGGCCTGGCTTTGTTAAAGGAACGGACCGCTGGTACATGCCGGTGGAACTGCCTGGCACCGAACAGGACCTTGGACAACTGATTCATGGAATTGCAGCGAGCGCGACACGCGAAGGTGTGGTTGCCGATCGGATCAAAGCACTCGTTAAGTGA
- a CDS encoding TlpA disulfide reductase family protein, protein MTKNLIARQRSSHLLVTRLLHQPICSAAAFGVSASMFISGCGSSPETPVDASAATTDTIPEQNDSAAATDVTDAPMKPASAAEASPVATITASISSPVSDSEETTNSEVTAPTETPDEVTQLLQKIQQLRVAPVPQDIEQARVTRRDRNQQIVDTATNVLRLTMNDEARANQFQQAIGQLLDARFQMALSGTSEDVEQLYADVQALQQHDPKSPAAAQGVYIAARFAHTKAGLQGKAQPEWFETLSRWAREFSDRFPEQEQRAVSLLFAAARSCELHALSTTDAGLSTRLMTESKLCYTALAENFPQSTPGQESIAVLRRFAVTGQKLSQFSGPTIDGGFVSSDDFVGKPTLIYFWSTENKEFAEEILPLLTKVRTQAGSDRLRMIGVPMDEEEPQLEAFMESTPVPGQQIYFPDPNQRSWNSQLVRFWGVSKVPSIWILKSDGTVVSTSVSTAEIVPLLQQVFKN, encoded by the coding sequence ATGACCAAGAATCTTATTGCCCGTCAGAGATCGTCCCATCTCCTGGTGACTCGACTTCTGCATCAGCCCATTTGTTCAGCCGCTGCCTTTGGGGTGTCGGCTTCAATGTTCATTTCCGGCTGTGGAAGTTCTCCAGAAACCCCGGTCGATGCTTCTGCTGCGACGACAGATACGATTCCTGAGCAGAATGATTCTGCCGCCGCGACAGACGTTACGGACGCCCCGATGAAGCCTGCTTCCGCTGCTGAAGCATCGCCTGTTGCTACGATTACGGCTTCAATCTCGAGTCCCGTTTCAGATTCGGAAGAAACCACAAACAGTGAAGTCACAGCGCCGACTGAAACTCCCGATGAGGTGACGCAGTTGCTGCAAAAAATTCAGCAACTGCGGGTCGCACCGGTTCCTCAGGACATTGAACAAGCGAGGGTGACTCGGCGAGATCGAAACCAGCAAATTGTCGACACCGCGACGAATGTGCTTCGTTTGACGATGAACGATGAAGCTCGAGCCAATCAGTTTCAGCAGGCCATAGGCCAATTGCTGGATGCGCGATTCCAGATGGCCCTTTCCGGCACTTCGGAAGATGTCGAGCAGCTTTACGCGGACGTCCAGGCATTACAACAGCATGATCCAAAGTCTCCGGCAGCAGCTCAGGGTGTCTACATCGCTGCGCGATTTGCTCATACAAAGGCCGGACTGCAGGGGAAGGCACAGCCGGAATGGTTTGAAACGCTTTCCAGATGGGCACGCGAATTCTCTGATCGATTTCCGGAACAGGAACAAAGAGCTGTGTCGCTATTGTTCGCGGCTGCAAGAAGTTGCGAGCTTCACGCCTTGTCAACAACTGACGCAGGCCTTTCAACGCGTCTGATGACGGAATCGAAGCTCTGCTACACCGCCCTTGCAGAGAATTTCCCCCAGTCCACACCGGGACAGGAGTCAATTGCGGTACTTCGCCGTTTCGCGGTGACTGGCCAGAAACTGTCACAGTTCTCCGGCCCAACGATCGACGGTGGATTTGTGTCATCGGACGACTTCGTTGGTAAGCCAACGTTGATCTACTTCTGGTCGACAGAAAACAAGGAATTCGCCGAAGAGATCTTGCCACTGTTGACTAAAGTTCGGACGCAGGCTGGCAGTGACCGACTGCGAATGATTGGCGTCCCCATGGATGAAGAAGAGCCACAACTGGAGGCGTTTATGGAAAGTACGCCTGTTCCAGGCCAGCAAATTTATTTCCCCGATCCTAATCAGAGATCGTGGAATAGTCAGCTGGTTCGATTTTGGGGCGTTTCGAAAGTCCCTTCCATCTGGATTCTGAAGTCTGATGGGACTGTCGTTTCCACCAGCGTGTCTACCGCGGAAATCGTTCCTCTTCTGCAGCAGGTCTTTAAGAACTAA
- the lexA gene encoding transcriptional repressor LexA — protein sequence MIGNSKKPSLTRRQREIYEFLRDKIVNRGYGPTVREIGVHFNIRSPNGVMCHLKALERKGLISREQNMSRAIQLADAPQNRLSVSLIGTAIAGRPIQASVSSDESVSFGSVFDGNDICCLRIEGHAFSPLNISDGDYLIINREAPIQSGCTVVALDDRHSVVLCNVQEGSNQLVPAIPGAYATITRQVLGVVSGVVRRFKVPQKPEPVAPPEPQVIPPAPSV from the coding sequence ATGATTGGTAACTCCAAAAAACCATCTCTCACCCGTCGGCAACGCGAGATCTATGAATTTCTTCGCGACAAGATTGTCAATCGCGGCTATGGCCCGACAGTTCGCGAAATCGGCGTCCACTTTAATATTCGATCACCCAACGGAGTCATGTGCCACCTGAAGGCTCTTGAGCGGAAGGGATTAATCAGCCGCGAACAGAATATGTCTCGTGCGATTCAGCTCGCTGATGCGCCTCAGAATCGGTTGAGCGTTTCGCTGATTGGTACAGCGATCGCCGGTCGCCCCATTCAGGCATCAGTTTCTTCGGACGAATCGGTTTCATTTGGAAGTGTGTTTGATGGCAATGACATTTGTTGCCTGCGAATCGAGGGGCATGCATTTTCGCCATTGAATATTTCAGACGGCGACTACCTGATCATCAACCGCGAAGCACCAATTCAGTCAGGTTGTACGGTCGTTGCCCTGGACGATCGACACAGTGTGGTGCTGTGCAATGTGCAGGAAGGCAGCAATCAGCTTGTGCCGGCAATTCCCGGCGCTTACGCCACCATTACACGACAGGTATTGGGGGTTGTTTCGGGGGTTGTTCGGCGATTCAAAGTCCCGCAGAAGCCGGAACCCGTCGCACCTCCAGAACCACAGGTCATCCCGCCGGCCCCTTCTGTGTAG
- a CDS encoding PIG-L family deacetylase — translation MTAERSFPSPSELRVLAIHAHPDDIEFQCAGTLLRLRELGCQISVATMTPGDCGSAEHTAEEIATIRRAEAGAAAAILGADYTCLEFRDLSICFDMDARRRMCEFIRRKDPHLILTAPPVDYMHDHEITSALVRDACFSASVPNYRTHQWDPAPITGQIPWLYYVDAIEGIDHFGHRQPVDFVVDVTPQFSRKMQALACHASQREWLRRQHGIDEYMQACERWSEARGAQIGVAHGEAFRQYKGHPHPSNNLLGSLLNAQEIREFTR, via the coding sequence ATGACTGCAGAGCGAAGTTTCCCATCGCCGTCGGAACTGCGAGTCCTCGCGATTCACGCCCATCCGGACGATATTGAATTCCAATGCGCCGGCACTTTACTGAGATTGCGTGAATTAGGTTGTCAAATTTCAGTCGCAACAATGACTCCCGGCGATTGCGGCAGCGCCGAACATACGGCTGAGGAAATTGCGACGATCCGCAGGGCGGAAGCGGGGGCCGCGGCGGCCATTCTTGGTGCGGACTATACCTGCCTTGAGTTTCGCGATCTGAGTATTTGTTTCGATATGGACGCCCGCCGAAGGATGTGCGAATTCATCCGCCGCAAGGATCCTCATCTGATACTCACAGCTCCACCCGTGGACTACATGCATGACCACGAAATTACCAGTGCGCTGGTGCGAGATGCCTGTTTCAGCGCTTCGGTGCCGAATTACCGAACCCATCAGTGGGACCCGGCCCCGATTACCGGACAGATTCCATGGCTGTATTACGTGGATGCGATTGAGGGAATTGATCATTTTGGTCATCGTCAGCCCGTGGACTTTGTCGTGGATGTGACTCCCCAGTTTTCACGTAAAATGCAGGCTCTGGCCTGCCACGCCAGTCAGAGAGAATGGCTTCGGCGACAGCACGGAATCGACGAATACATGCAGGCCTGCGAAAGATGGAGCGAAGCGCGGGGGGCCCAGATCGGAGTTGCACATGGCGAAGCATTCCGACAGTACAAAGGGCACCCACACCCGTCCAACAATCTGCTTGGAAGCCTGCTGAACGCCCAGGAAATCCGAGAATTCACCCGTTAA
- a CDS encoding thymidylate kinase: MNAEYGEGIVMAFLVAIEGIDGSGKGTQANRLVAALRDAGVQTETMQFPRYAATNFGRAIGDFLNGRFGQLGDVHPQLAAVLYAGDRFESRSALEQMMATNDVVVLDRYVGSNLAHQAAKLDGEERSQLIDWIERVEFDVFGLPKANANILIDMSSDWSRELVSRKAARDYTDREADLQEADTSYMERVRGCYQQIAAGRPDWHVVPGLSQSGELRQINEVGDQILQMVMQLNQPN, from the coding sequence GTGAACGCCGAATATGGCGAAGGCATAGTCATGGCGTTTCTGGTAGCAATTGAAGGGATCGATGGGTCAGGCAAGGGAACTCAGGCCAATCGACTCGTTGCAGCGTTACGCGATGCGGGCGTGCAAACAGAGACGATGCAGTTCCCTCGATATGCTGCCACTAATTTCGGCCGGGCGATTGGTGATTTTCTGAATGGACGTTTCGGCCAGCTTGGCGATGTCCATCCTCAGCTCGCCGCGGTCCTTTATGCCGGAGATCGCTTTGAATCGCGTTCTGCGCTTGAGCAGATGATGGCGACAAATGACGTCGTCGTTCTTGATCGTTACGTGGGTTCCAATCTCGCACATCAGGCTGCAAAACTTGATGGAGAAGAACGCTCGCAACTGATCGACTGGATTGAACGGGTCGAATTTGATGTCTTTGGACTCCCAAAGGCCAACGCCAATATTCTGATTGATATGTCGTCGGACTGGAGCCGCGAACTGGTATCCCGAAAGGCGGCACGAGATTACACGGACCGGGAAGCGGATTTGCAGGAAGCCGATACATCCTACATGGAACGTGTCCGGGGATGTTATCAACAAATCGCCGCAGGCCGGCCTGACTGGCACGTTGTTCCCGGTCTCTCCCAAAGCGGTGAACTGCGACAAATCAATGAGGTTGGTGATCAGATACTGCAGATGGTTATGCAGCTGAACCAGCCGAACTGA
- a CDS encoding DUF1570 domain-containing protein — protein MLTVLLAMTIVSSVHAGAARLIEVTSEAGICSGKVVSMDSRLCCLQDRFGVIRRIPVSGLKSVRVLAENFVPAAASEFREKLRSEFGSDYDIAGSTHYLVCAPRGRANSYCDLFERSFRQIEHFYRVRGFEVQEPDSPLVAIIFATQDEFREYCRRDNSDWSRELLGYYSLNTNRVTLFDELSPALASTHRNVSVSPGIRSMFSIAGPTADTIIHETTHQVGYNIGVHSRIGGSPSWILEGLATVLEADGMRMAGSRSGNASRINESRLSWFRSQYSSRQQAGDLARMVADEKFFNGNVLDAYSNAWAVTWFLTENPARARAFASYLRLVESRDPLKDYSANQRLHDFREAFGDPAKVEVEMLRAMDRL, from the coding sequence GTGTTGACTGTCCTGCTGGCGATGACGATTGTATCGAGTGTTCATGCCGGGGCTGCACGACTGATTGAGGTAACGTCTGAGGCCGGGATTTGTTCCGGCAAAGTTGTTTCTATGGACAGCCGGTTGTGCTGTCTACAGGATCGTTTTGGGGTTATTCGGCGAATCCCGGTTTCCGGTTTGAAGAGCGTCCGGGTGCTGGCAGAGAATTTTGTTCCTGCGGCGGCATCGGAGTTCAGGGAAAAGCTGCGAAGTGAATTCGGATCGGATTACGACATCGCGGGGTCAACTCATTATCTGGTCTGTGCTCCGCGTGGACGTGCCAACTCCTACTGCGACCTGTTCGAGCGTTCGTTTCGACAGATCGAACACTTCTATCGGGTCCGTGGTTTCGAAGTCCAGGAACCCGATTCACCATTGGTTGCGATCATCTTTGCAACGCAGGATGAGTTTCGTGAATACTGTCGTCGCGACAATTCCGACTGGAGCAGGGAGCTGCTTGGTTACTATTCACTGAATACCAATCGCGTTACGCTTTTCGACGAACTGAGCCCTGCTCTCGCGTCGACCCACAGGAACGTCTCCGTATCCCCCGGAATTCGTTCGATGTTTTCTATTGCTGGGCCAACCGCAGACACCATCATTCACGAAACGACGCACCAGGTTGGATACAACATTGGAGTCCATTCCAGAATTGGCGGAAGCCCAAGCTGGATACTGGAAGGTCTGGCAACGGTGCTGGAGGCCGATGGAATGCGAATGGCTGGATCCCGATCCGGGAACGCGTCTCGCATCAACGAAAGTCGACTCTCCTGGTTTCGTTCACAGTATTCTTCACGCCAGCAGGCGGGTGACCTTGCCCGTATGGTTGCCGATGAAAAGTTTTTCAACGGCAACGTGCTTGATGCTTATAGTAACGCCTGGGCGGTTACCTGGTTTCTCACGGAAAATCCAGCACGGGCCAGGGCATTTGCGAGCTACCTGAGACTCGTAGAGAGCCGGGACCCACTGAAAGATTACTCTGCAAATCAGCGGCTACACGATTTCCGTGAAGCTTTTGGCGACCCTGCAAAAGTCGAAGTTGAAATGCTGAGGGCAATGGACCGCTTGTAA